A stretch of Endozoicomonas sp. SCSIO W0465 DNA encodes these proteins:
- a CDS encoding IS4 family transposase, with protein sequence MLPLSPKPWSELTFGCADLGDTRRTKRLVKVAAELSAHTGNSLSSSCEGYTALVTGAYRLIENEAVKPEAIAEAGFQATAKIARQSRLLLALEDTTTLGYKHAVRSELGDLGGPEGSKTRGFHVHSVFLVDADTERSIGLIDQERWVREDVQRGKKNQRRQLPYEGKESFKWQRASENTEQRMGGKMPDIISVCDREADIYEYMHYKLDNRQRFVVRATQNRILVDGELLLFDSLAQTEVLGKYTIVVPQKGGRKKRKATLQVKRKKMTIQAPQRPGGRPEPVTMNIVSAEEIGNDSEDRLHWVLLTTEDIETFEDCRSIIRFYELRWRIEEFHKAWKSGAGVERLRLQSPDNIERLAVILMFVAVRLMQIREALMLPNDRQHKDRKLWSEKTLANEVVSDDEWQVLWLTYEKKALPDKPPTVTWLLQTIARLGGWGDSKHTGQPGWLVVWEGWAKLQDRVKTWQIARQFSAGEM encoded by the coding sequence ATGCTTCCACTTTCTCCTAAACCATGGTCAGAACTAACTTTTGGATGTGCTGATTTGGGCGATACTCGACGTACAAAACGACTTGTCAAAGTTGCTGCCGAGCTTTCAGCTCATACCGGTAATTCTTTGTCATCTTCATGCGAAGGTTATACCGCACTGGTAACTGGAGCTTACCGGCTGATTGAGAATGAGGCCGTAAAGCCTGAAGCAATAGCTGAGGCAGGCTTTCAGGCAACTGCCAAAATAGCGAGACAGTCTCGCCTACTTCTGGCTCTCGAAGATACAACAACCCTGGGTTATAAACATGCTGTCAGATCCGAGCTTGGTGATCTTGGAGGTCCTGAAGGCTCTAAAACCAGAGGATTCCACGTCCACTCTGTCTTCTTGGTTGATGCGGATACAGAGCGAAGCATTGGGCTTATTGATCAAGAACGATGGGTTAGAGAGGACGTTCAGCGGGGGAAAAAGAACCAACGTCGTCAGCTACCTTACGAGGGAAAGGAAAGCTTTAAGTGGCAAAGAGCCTCTGAAAACACAGAACAAAGGATGGGGGGTAAAATGCCTGACATCATCAGTGTTTGCGACCGGGAGGCGGATATATACGAATATATGCACTACAAACTGGATAACCGACAGCGGTTTGTTGTAAGAGCTACACAAAACAGAATCCTGGTAGATGGCGAACTCTTATTATTTGATTCCTTAGCTCAGACTGAAGTGTTGGGGAAATATACGATAGTGGTTCCTCAAAAAGGAGGTAGAAAGAAGCGAAAGGCAACGCTGCAGGTCAAAAGAAAGAAGATGACAATACAGGCGCCGCAAAGGCCAGGCGGCAGGCCGGAACCGGTAACTATGAATATTGTGTCGGCTGAAGAGATTGGCAATGACTCCGAAGACCGTTTGCACTGGGTACTATTGACAACTGAAGATATTGAAACATTCGAAGACTGTCGCTCTATCATTCGATTTTACGAGCTCCGATGGCGAATAGAAGAGTTCCACAAGGCTTGGAAATCGGGAGCAGGAGTAGAAAGGCTTCGTCTGCAATCTCCGGATAACATTGAACGACTTGCGGTCATATTAATGTTTGTCGCTGTCAGACTAATGCAAATCCGTGAAGCATTAATGTTACCGAATGACAGGCAGCACAAAGACAGAAAGCTTTGGAGTGAAAAAACACTCGCGAATGAGGTGGTCAGTGATGATGAATGGCAGGTTCTCTGGCTAACCTATGAAAAAAAAGCGTTGCCCGATAAGCCGCCAACAGTCACTTGGCTGCTTCAAACGATTGCTCGGCTTGGTGGTTGGGGTGATTCAAAGCATACAGGGCAGCC
- a CDS encoding isoamylase early set domain-containing protein, with protein MLKKKIIKKTAETEVTFEFAQKGIKSVSLVADFNQWQPVTMKYHKKDKAFRTKAKLPGDGAFHFRYLLDDKVWENDHNADDYVPNPYGSDNSVVFTGIKK; from the coding sequence ATGCTGAAGAAAAAAATCATCAAGAAAACAGCAGAAACCGAAGTGACTTTTGAGTTTGCTCAAAAGGGGATTAAATCAGTATCCCTTGTTGCGGATTTCAACCAGTGGCAACCGGTCACCATGAAGTATCATAAGAAAGACAAGGCATTCCGGACCAAGGCAAAATTGCCCGGCGACGGTGCTTTCCACTTTCGGTATCTGCTGGATGATAAGGTTTGGGAAAATGATCATAACGCGGATGATTATGTGCCGAATCCTTATGGCAGTGATAACAGTGTGGTTTTCACCGGAATTAAAAAATAA
- a CDS encoding LPD38 domain-containing protein, protein MKDSVLKDGQPLFSLKGKKQGKKTKPDNATRYALKDLPDDVATVINDIHGGIAPKQWYDRLQEWWDARPLKEHIKRGLLHVHQGVFTDAAIIEQQEKQLNDGKLMDATVSASKAVYLARNLDNVTDATFHKGTPMLKDGSIVIKPGSKGLFELLKPVTGRDELAIWEVYEGSHRAQRIMDEDKAARAKGNQLLAQGQALKETLDAVAPDEYPGGRTGWNRDRRQMEKDLKLGKELSGQNRENLYDQKRIDTIQNWVHTQPELAKRFRQVMDDYQQHNHDLLDFMEAAGTLNRDVRKLFDTGDYIPFHRIHDLEYQEENQPFIRRKRGLGGQTSGIQRLQGGVEKIAPLEAMVRNTRSMLDAALKNIAQQRVLDNALQLGAVEKIESAITFTDDDVKAALQGIGVSTDLTPAQMRGWKSLMARYETLKGTTSVSRDGKLETYAVEDKLLLASIQDIGPELHSGFMKLVGIPSRIVRRGVTALPAYWFRNLTRDTISTAVHIAPEVNGRVVGMNPLAGAIRGFRKSLDDDESLWAMKMAGGSSSSGHYRRGYDNIRKKLSPAEQKRILSTPGRLIDFWDSIGARFEDSNRLHVFERVKEEGGSTAEAAYQSLDVMNFTRKGQWGIVRFLTQSIQFTNSLLQGLNRMWRGVKPGDELHWSAFSGDVLTRGLMYCFASWLLVRMFEEDDRYKQLSTDEKVAYHHFWIGDGEDGHYRIPKPFEVGHIFATIPEFLWQGMMGHEDARWTKDALMTLGMAMFNLESTPIPQFVKPIWEVGENRDRFRDRDIVPMSLQHLKPEAQYDPYTSETLKELVKYLPEGAPDWMRSPKKLEHLLKGYFNAFATGTLMVTDAVTRQLTGAGEKPAWNKQDYPVVGSFFGDRIKGSTRYTNELYELNKEVNAIASSIKHYQETGETRRENELKQNAADKLKQKAGLNKASRDISKLRKELRRVMEDRGLSARKKRAGLDELNGKINQLSAQAVKRYQKPVREM, encoded by the coding sequence ATGAAAGACTCGGTGCTGAAGGATGGGCAGCCGCTCTTTTCACTCAAGGGCAAGAAGCAGGGCAAAAAAACAAAGCCTGACAACGCTACCCGCTACGCCCTGAAAGACCTGCCCGACGATGTAGCAACCGTTATCAACGACATCCACGGCGGGATCGCTCCGAAACAGTGGTACGACCGGTTACAGGAGTGGTGGGATGCCAGGCCACTGAAAGAACATATCAAGCGGGGACTGCTGCACGTCCATCAGGGCGTGTTCACCGACGCCGCCATTATTGAACAGCAGGAAAAGCAACTGAATGATGGCAAGCTTATGGACGCAACCGTATCCGCCAGCAAGGCCGTTTACCTGGCTCGCAACCTGGACAACGTGACCGATGCCACATTCCATAAAGGCACTCCGATGTTGAAAGACGGCAGCATCGTCATTAAACCGGGCAGCAAGGGGTTGTTTGAACTGCTGAAGCCAGTCACCGGACGGGATGAGCTGGCCATCTGGGAAGTGTATGAAGGCAGTCACCGGGCGCAGCGGATCATGGATGAAGACAAGGCCGCCAGAGCCAAAGGCAATCAGTTATTGGCTCAGGGGCAGGCATTGAAAGAAACGCTGGATGCTGTGGCACCGGATGAGTACCCCGGCGGTCGAACCGGCTGGAACCGTGACCGCAGGCAAATGGAGAAAGACCTGAAACTGGGCAAGGAACTCAGCGGCCAGAACCGGGAGAACCTATACGACCAGAAGCGAATCGACACCATTCAGAACTGGGTACATACCCAACCGGAGCTGGCCAAGCGGTTCAGGCAGGTGATGGACGATTACCAGCAGCACAACCACGACCTGCTGGACTTTATGGAAGCCGCCGGTACCCTTAATCGGGATGTTCGCAAACTGTTCGATACCGGCGACTACATTCCGTTCCACCGGATACACGACCTGGAATACCAGGAAGAAAACCAGCCATTTATTCGACGGAAAAGGGGACTCGGCGGCCAGACCTCCGGCATTCAGCGGTTGCAAGGCGGGGTAGAGAAGATCGCGCCGCTGGAAGCCATGGTGCGCAATACCCGTTCCATGCTCGATGCGGCCCTGAAGAACATCGCCCAGCAACGGGTGCTCGACAATGCACTGCAACTGGGGGCCGTGGAGAAAATAGAGTCGGCCATTACCTTTACTGACGACGATGTAAAGGCAGCCCTTCAGGGGATCGGCGTGAGTACCGATCTGACGCCAGCACAGATGCGCGGCTGGAAGTCACTCATGGCCAGGTACGAAACCCTGAAAGGCACCACCAGTGTCTCCCGCGACGGCAAGCTGGAAACCTATGCCGTTGAGGATAAGTTACTGCTGGCATCCATTCAGGACATCGGGCCGGAGCTACACAGTGGGTTTATGAAACTGGTGGGCATTCCCAGCCGGATTGTCCGACGTGGGGTAACGGCGTTGCCTGCCTACTGGTTCCGCAACCTGACCAGGGATACGATCTCGACGGCAGTGCATATTGCCCCGGAGGTAAATGGCCGGGTGGTGGGCATGAACCCGCTGGCCGGTGCCATCCGGGGTTTCAGAAAGTCGCTGGATGACGATGAATCGCTATGGGCCATGAAAATGGCCGGGGGCAGCAGTAGTAGCGGTCATTATCGCCGGGGGTATGACAATATCCGCAAGAAGCTCTCCCCTGCGGAACAGAAGCGTATCCTGAGCACTCCCGGCAGACTGATCGACTTCTGGGACAGCATCGGTGCCCGGTTTGAGGATTCCAACCGGCTGCATGTATTTGAACGGGTCAAGGAGGAAGGCGGTTCCACGGCTGAAGCCGCCTATCAGTCGCTGGATGTGATGAACTTTACCCGTAAGGGCCAGTGGGGCATTGTCCGGTTCCTGACCCAGTCCATCCAGTTTACTAATAGTTTGCTACAGGGGCTTAACCGGATGTGGCGGGGCGTCAAGCCTGGTGATGAACTTCACTGGAGTGCCTTTTCCGGTGACGTACTGACACGGGGGTTGATGTACTGCTTTGCCTCCTGGTTGCTGGTGCGAATGTTTGAAGAGGATGACCGTTATAAACAGCTGAGCACCGATGAGAAGGTGGCCTACCACCATTTCTGGATCGGTGACGGGGAAGACGGCCACTACAGAATACCCAAGCCGTTCGAGGTAGGGCATATCTTTGCCACCATTCCGGAGTTTCTGTGGCAGGGCATGATGGGGCATGAAGACGCCAGGTGGACAAAGGACGCCCTGATGACCCTGGGGATGGCGATGTTCAACCTGGAGTCCACTCCCATACCGCAGTTTGTCAAGCCAATCTGGGAAGTGGGCGAGAATCGGGACCGTTTCCGGGACAGGGATATTGTGCCCATGAGCTTGCAGCACCTGAAGCCCGAAGCACAGTATGACCCGTACACCAGTGAGACTCTGAAGGAGCTGGTGAAGTACCTGCCGGAAGGTGCGCCGGACTGGATGCGCTCCCCCAAGAAGCTGGAACACCTGCTGAAAGGGTATTTCAATGCTTTTGCTACCGGCACTTTGATGGTCACCGATGCCGTTACCCGACAACTGACCGGTGCTGGTGAAAAGCCTGCCTGGAATAAACAGGACTACCCGGTGGTTGGTTCGTTCTTTGGTGATCGCATCAAAGGCAGCACCCGTTATACCAACGAGCTGTACGAATTGAACAAAGAGGTGAACGCCATTGCATCGTCCATCAAGCACTATCAGGAGACTGGTGAAACCCGGCGAGAGAACGAACTGAAACAGAACGCCGCTGACAAGTTGAAGCAGAAAGCCGGTCTTAACAAGGCCAGCCGGGATATCAGCAAGCTGCGCAAGGAGTTGCGCAGGGTGATGGAGGACAGAGGGCTAAGTGCCAGGAAAAAACGCGCCGGGCTGGATGAGCTGAATGGAAAGATCAACCAACTGAGTGCGCAGGCCGTGAAGCGCTATCAGAAGCCGGTCCGGGAAATGTGA
- a CDS encoding IS4 family transposase, with protein sequence MLPLSPKPWSELTFGCADLGDTRRTKRLVKVAAELSAHTGNSLSSSCEGYTALVTGAYRLIENEAVKPEAIAEAGFQATAKIARQSRLLLALEDTTTLGYKHAVRSELGDLGGPEGSKTRGFHVHSVFLVDADTERSIGLIDQERWVREDVQRGKKNQRRQLPYEGKESFKWQRASENTEQRMGGKMPDIISVCDREADIYEYMHYKLDNRQRFVVRATQNRILVDGELLLFDSLAQTEVLGKYTIVVPQKGGRKKRKATLQVKRKKMTIQAPQRPGGRPEPVTMNIVSAEEIGNDSEDRLHWVLLTTEDIETFEDCRSIIRFYELRWRIEEFHKAWKSGAGVERLRLQSPDNIERLAVILMFVAVRLMQIREALMLPNDRQHKDRKLWSEKTLANEVVSDDEWQVLWLTYEKKALPDKPPTVTWLLQTIARLGGWGDSKHTGQPGWLVVWEGWAKLQDRVKTWQIARQFSAGEM encoded by the coding sequence ATGCTTCCACTTTCTCCTAAACCATGGTCAGAACTAACTTTTGGATGTGCTGATTTGGGCGATACTCGACGTACAAAACGACTTGTCAAAGTTGCTGCCGAGCTTTCAGCTCATACCGGTAATTCTTTGTCATCTTCATGCGAAGGTTATACCGCACTGGTAACTGGAGCTTACCGGCTGATTGAGAATGAGGCCGTAAAGCCTGAAGCAATAGCTGAGGCAGGCTTTCAGGCAACTGCCAAAATAGCGAGACAGTCTCGCCTACTTCTGGCTCTCGAAGATACAACAACCCTGGGTTATAAACATGCTGTCAGATCCGAGCTTGGTGATCTTGGAGGTCCTGAAGGCTCTAAAACCAGAGGATTCCACGTCCACTCTGTCTTCTTGGTTGATGCGGATACAGAGCGAAGCATTGGGCTTATTGATCAAGAACGATGGGTTAGAGAGGACGTTCAGCGGGGGAAAAAGAACCAACGTCGTCAGCTACCTTACGAGGGAAAGGAAAGCTTTAAGTGGCAAAGAGCCTCTGAAAACACAGAACAAAGGATGGGGGGTAAAATGCCTGACATCATCAGTGTTTGCGACCGGGAGGCGGATATATACGAATATATGCACTACAAACTGGATAACCGACAGCGGTTTGTTGTAAGAGCTACACAAAACAGAATCCTGGTGGATGGCGAACTCTTATTATTTGATTCCTTAGCTCAGACTGAAGTGTTGGGGAAATATACGATAGTGGTTCCTCAAAAAGGAGGTAGAAAGAAGCGAAAGGCAACGCTGCAGGTCAAAAGAAAGAAGATGACAATACAGGCGCCGCAAAGGCCAGGCGGCAGGCCGGAACCGGTAACTATGAATATTGTGTCGGCTGAAGAGATTGGCAATGACTCCGAAGACCGTTTGCACTGGGTACTATTGACAACTGAAGATATTGAAACATTCGAAGACTGTCGCTCTATCATTCGATTTTACGAGCTCCGATGGCGAATAGAAGAGTTCCATAAGGCTTGGAAATCGGGAGCAGGAGTAGAAAGGCTTCGTCTGCAATCTCCGGATAACATTGAACGACTTGCGGTCATATTAATGTTTGTCGCTGTCAGACTAATGCAAATCCGTGAAGCATTAATGTTACCGAATGACAGGCAGCACAAAGACAGAAAGCTTTGGAGTGAAAAAACACTCGCGAATGAGGTGGTCAGTGATGATGAATGGCAGGTTCTCTGGCTAACCTATGAAAAAAAAGCGTTGCCCGATAAGCCGCCAACAGTCACTTGGCTGCTTCAAACGATTGCTCGGCTTGGTGGTTGGGGTGATTCAAAGCATACAGGGCAGCCCGGCTGGTTAGTGGTATGGGAAGGCTGGGCGAAATTGCAGGATCGGGTAAAAACCTGGCAGATAGCCCGGCAGTTCAGCGCTGGAGAGATGTGA
- a CDS encoding reverse transcriptase domain-containing protein encodes MIKRQVFDPGFSPNSFGYRPGRSAHDGVRQVKQLINRGLHYAVDVDLSKFFDTVNHDVLMSRVSRKVRDKRLLKLIGSYLRSGVMIEGNVYPTRVGMPQGGPLSPLLSNVVLDELDKELEYRGHCFAIYCDDFVILVKSQRAGDRVMHSITQFIERKLKLKINSRKSKVVKATESEFLSFTFTGKKVRWAQKCLDRFKYRILKLTSRRWGVSMQHRLRKLAQYIRGWMGYFRLSEYHRPIPLLDQWIRRRIRCCFLKQWRKPKTRFKNLVRLGVDKINAAKIAASSKGYYRLSKTYAVQQALNNSYLAKIGLVSLKDLWIRFHHHR; translated from the coding sequence GTGATCAAGAGACAGGTCTTTGATCCGGGTTTCTCTCCAAACAGCTTCGGCTACCGACCGGGACGGTCAGCACACGACGGAGTCCGTCAGGTTAAGCAGTTGATCAACCGGGGGCTTCATTACGCTGTTGACGTTGATCTGAGTAAATTCTTTGATACGGTTAATCACGACGTTTTGATGTCGAGGGTCTCCCGTAAGGTCCGCGACAAACGCCTTCTGAAACTGATTGGTAGCTACCTGCGCTCCGGTGTCATGATTGAGGGCAATGTCTACCCGACCAGGGTTGGCATGCCACAGGGTGGGCCTTTATCACCCTTGCTGTCTAATGTGGTCCTCGACGAACTCGACAAGGAGCTTGAATATCGGGGTCATTGCTTTGCAATATACTGTGATGATTTTGTGATTCTCGTCAAAAGTCAGCGTGCAGGGGATCGGGTGATGCACAGCATTACCCAATTCATTGAACGCAAATTGAAACTGAAGATTAACTCCCGGAAAAGTAAAGTTGTGAAAGCAACAGAAAGCGAATTCCTGAGTTTCACCTTCACAGGGAAGAAAGTTCGCTGGGCCCAGAAGTGTCTGGACCGATTCAAATACCGGATACTCAAGTTGACCAGTCGTCGCTGGGGTGTCTCAATGCAACATCGGTTACGCAAATTGGCACAATATATCCGGGGTTGGATGGGGTATTTCCGGTTATCGGAATATCACCGACCAATTCCCCTGCTGGATCAATGGATACGTCGGCGAATCCGTTGCTGCTTTCTGAAGCAATGGCGCAAGCCGAAAACCCGTTTTAAGAATCTGGTCAGGTTAGGCGTTGATAAAATTAACGCCGCCAAGATCGCAGCCAGCAGCAAAGGGTATTACCGTCTGAGTAAAACCTATGCGGTACAACAGGCACTGAATAACAGTTACCTCGCGAAAATTGGGCTTGTTTCATTGAAAGACTTATGGATCAGGTTTCACCATCATCGTTGA
- a CDS encoding type II toxin-antitoxin system Phd/YefM family antitoxin, with protein MRIEPISFVKKNAANLDLEEPIIVTQNGKPVYVIESFEDRERRQEATALLKLLSFGAKDEAEGKTLSGDQVLNNIRAKYLDNK; from the coding sequence ATGAGAATTGAACCGATCAGCTTTGTAAAAAAGAATGCGGCTAACCTGGACCTGGAAGAACCGATTATCGTGACACAAAATGGCAAGCCAGTCTATGTCATTGAATCCTTTGAAGACAGAGAACGCAGGCAAGAAGCCACCGCGTTGTTGAAGCTATTATCTTTTGGTGCCAAAGACGAAGCAGAGGGCAAAACACTGTCGGGTGACCAGGTGCTGAACAATATCAGGGCAAAGTATCTGGATAATAAATGA
- a CDS encoding Fic family protein: protein MSILGLIQKGRPTLKHPFIDGNGRTGRVLNILYLIEQELLNLPVLYLSRYMVNNKADYYHPDLMESLEVLTKNRNENIPVRWRRPNNNGIFGIVTAVRWENRKKSEVFGSSDDDSGSSK from the coding sequence GTGTCTATTCTTGGGCTCATTCAAAAAGGACGCCCGACTCTCAAACATCCTTTTATTGATGGCAATGGCCGTACGGGTCGGGTACTGAATATTCTGTATCTCATTGAGCAGGAATTACTGAACTTACCGGTTCTCTACCTGAGCCGATACATGGTCAACAACAAGGCAGACTACTACCACCCTGATTTAATGGAGTCCCTGGAGGTTCTTACTAAAAACAGAAATGAAAATATTCCTGTCCGGTGGCGACGCCCCAATAACAATGGAATATTCGGTATTGTCACAGCCGTCCGCTGGGAGAATAGAAAAAAATCAGAAGTATTTGGCAGTTCAGACGACGACAGCGGTTCTTCAAAGTAA
- a CDS encoding phosphatidylinositol 4-kinase, which yields MASIEGVNQQNHASLLSPVKSGIKKIGATFNRAVARYKATKHFHQQAPTHPQRSVHMRGAKMVSPQNHVNPTALSSKSNSTQLPQRQKVSGEGAALYKNIKYRRLVSRERVTAQFEQPQQVSRNIMNAAWSAHYQGKTPWGENHALLVKGGKLGQISINISLHSQALKQPLSANKGEIEQQGRQVIDNLQKGINELRQLLCQQGRMMHPTEYQQLNRLLQSLHNEQKLMLQVMDDPGVSSVAGSLDLTQAMELKRLGYDLTPTMVKHFSSFNDSHLIRGSDQKFGSGAIHSVTKLQFQTTTGVVEKIFKGDDPFDPCPFDSIIGAENYLDKSKPRFATRNFAAAKFDNLLGTGLMPEMELTVHDGQVGVLMDVAKGVKPYDQSTNQINWTPVEDDSQPQKAAKIQEQLNSAEWLDGICAQQDRHPGNLFIDPEDGKVTLIDNDMGFYPGLHQVRTPSKPGGVRRFAGSTAGLPSVIDAKVYEKLMSITPAQIHQQMDGLITREEAESTVSRVKELQSHASRLASNGRVIENWQQWKDPSTGLNAAQFQRHYAPDSYLLSVQGQSGGL from the coding sequence ATGGCGAGCATAGAGGGAGTCAATCAGCAAAATCATGCGTCGCTGTTAAGTCCCGTAAAAAGTGGTATAAAAAAAATTGGGGCAACTTTTAATCGTGCCGTCGCTCGCTATAAGGCAACCAAACATTTTCATCAACAAGCACCTACGCACCCCCAAAGATCGGTTCACATGCGTGGAGCAAAGATGGTTTCTCCACAAAATCATGTCAACCCAACCGCATTATCATCAAAATCCAACAGTACTCAACTACCACAACGCCAAAAAGTATCGGGTGAAGGGGCCGCACTGTACAAAAATATAAAGTACCGTCGCCTGGTTTCCAGGGAGCGGGTAACCGCTCAATTTGAGCAGCCCCAGCAAGTCTCCAGAAACATAATGAATGCAGCCTGGTCTGCTCATTATCAGGGCAAAACCCCCTGGGGGGAAAACCATGCATTACTGGTAAAAGGCGGTAAGCTTGGTCAGATCAGCATCAATATTTCTCTGCACAGTCAAGCCCTTAAGCAACCCTTATCAGCTAACAAAGGTGAAATTGAGCAGCAGGGTAGGCAGGTCATTGATAATTTGCAGAAAGGTATTAACGAGCTGCGCCAGCTGCTTTGTCAGCAAGGCAGAATGATGCATCCAACAGAATACCAACAACTGAACAGGTTATTGCAGAGCCTTCATAATGAACAGAAGCTGATGCTTCAGGTTATGGATGATCCGGGAGTTTCAAGTGTTGCAGGCTCACTGGATCTGACTCAGGCTATGGAGCTAAAACGACTTGGATACGACCTGACGCCTACTATGGTCAAGCATTTCAGCTCTTTTAACGATAGCCATCTAATACGAGGGTCTGATCAAAAGTTTGGTTCAGGTGCAATTCATTCAGTAACTAAACTCCAGTTTCAGACCACCACCGGCGTGGTCGAAAAAATCTTTAAAGGTGATGACCCTTTTGATCCTTGCCCATTTGACTCCATTATTGGCGCAGAAAACTATCTTGATAAAAGCAAACCAAGATTTGCCACACGCAACTTTGCAGCAGCAAAATTTGACAACCTGCTGGGAACCGGACTGATGCCTGAGATGGAGCTGACGGTTCACGACGGACAAGTCGGCGTACTGATGGATGTGGCCAAAGGTGTTAAGCCTTATGACCAAAGTACTAACCAAATTAACTGGACCCCGGTTGAAGACGATAGCCAGCCTCAAAAAGCAGCAAAGATTCAGGAACAGCTCAACAGTGCAGAATGGCTTGATGGAATCTGTGCCCAACAAGATCGTCATCCAGGCAACCTGTTTATCGATCCGGAAGACGGTAAGGTTACGCTGATTGATAATGACATGGGTTTCTACCCTGGTCTCCATCAGGTACGCACCCCCTCAAAGCCCGGGGGGGTTCGCCGGTTTGCAGGAAGTACCGCAGGGTTACCTTCGGTGATTGATGCCAAAGTTTATGAGAAACTGATGTCAATCACTCCGGCGCAGATTCATCAGCAAATGGATGGATTGATAACCCGAGAGGAAGCAGAGTCTACGGTCAGCCGTGTGAAAGAACTGCAGAGCCATGCCTCCAGGCTGGCAAGCAATGGCCGGGTTATTGAGAATTGGCAGCAATGGAAAGATCCGTCAACAGGATTGAATGCTGCGCAATTCCAGCGCCACTATGCACCCGACAGCTATCTATTATCCGTCCAGGGACAATCAGGAGGTTTATAG
- a CDS encoding plasmid pRiA4b ORF-3 family protein, producing the protein MKSAVCNTKRANSYIINASLFAYKCRRTLMVPAESTLDQLANAILSAFSFSNHKLFYFFCEDCYGHSYHIEHPLIQQPNVDHTNDICLKDLPLVPGDHLTFIYDLDTEWEFTLQIVDGVDEKPDSIMLTEAKGEAPREY; encoded by the coding sequence ATGAAATCAGCAGTCTGCAATACGAAAAGAGCCAACAGTTATATCATCAATGCTTCACTGTTTGCCTATAAGTGCCGGCGAACCCTGATGGTGCCTGCCGAATCTACACTGGATCAACTGGCAAACGCGATTCTCAGTGCCTTTTCGTTCAGCAACCACAAGCTCTTCTACTTTTTTTGTGAAGATTGCTATGGTCACTCTTATCACATAGAACATCCATTGATACAACAGCCCAATGTGGATCATACCAACGACATCTGCCTTAAAGATCTGCCACTGGTACCAGGTGACCATCTGACGTTTATTTATGACCTCGACACTGAGTGGGAGTTTACACTCCAGATCGTCGATGGCGTGGATGAAAAACCGGACAGTATTATGCTTACCGAAGCAAAAGGGGAAGCTCCCCGGGAGTACTGA